The genomic segment GTGCAAATCACGCAGTAGTTAGGTTATTCCTATAATATATCAAATTCATTCATCAAAGTTTTTGATTTTAATGTCATTGCATTTAATGAGGAATTAAtataaatattgtcaaattaCTATTTAGCTTTCGTCAAATGATTGAGGGTATTATTCGGTATACACGTGTCgttattaaagcattattgaCGCATTTTCCTTTGAATGTTTTTATAGAACGCTTTTGCCTTTCATAGAACTTGTTCAAACTAATATAATCATTATAATGAATGAATTTactacatacagggtgtaacaataaaatttgtacaattttgaaagtagaatgacacaagtatgtcgCTTGTTTTTTGGTTTGATGTTTATATgtatatcaagataatttctttagccaccagataagctttgtttcaataaaatcgatggtatacaagtgaagatatggccaattatgtaacctattCTTAAAACgacttgggccacttttgtctaagtgttacaaaagtgactaaaTAGAGTTGAACCACGGACCAGTTAAGACGGTGCCCTGATGATAggaaattttaaacaatggggtattcgaagttgTAGAAATGATTAGATAATAGAATATATACTTGACTTTTTGAATGTCACAACTACGCACTGACATAagaacctcatttactagaaatcgtggcaccaactcaacaacttcaaccccaattcacgttggaagagcgtatttttatgattGTGAAATttggtagcacatggagtcaagcagaaaccataagattgtttatagctcattttccaaacttccatcaaggcataaaattacatataactatgagatgtatgtagaatttgttaatgctggcaatagtggtcgcctcaaaacagctagaagcccagatgaacttaatatcaaaaattttattgttttgtacttatggatgcaaaaactgttctcagttttagcAATGacatctcagggatatgagaaattaattaatttataagataatttgaaagaaatttcatgacttcatttatagattttaaaagaaatatcatattattattattattattaagttcatgttaattattatgaagaaacaccacttataattattttgtgtcagttctttgatattTAACGCACgatattaaagcatatctacgcggttgtAATTTGATAtacacaaacatggcaaaagtggcccaacacgttttctggacgatttgattaatcggacataacttttgaacccaagctagtaaagaaaccaactacacgtcttcttttagccaagatattactgattgtattgtaTATAACATTTGTGATAttactcttttagttttttcctgagaagtcaaaatgcaattgtataaattttattgttacaccctgtagatttaagggatctagaatgagcgtttatggcgtttcgacagtattttttgtgggacatgagagcacctcagacgtatcgaattgcattctgaatacgaagcatgtctttctgatatcaaataattttaattttttgaaattcatgatataatacaaattttatgacaaattattaaaatttgatatttttcaaatttttgatatataacagtcctcgaagtaaattttataaatctaatgatatattcttaaagtgtatgtagctgggaggaaaagccgacgatcaattgaaaattttgaccttttatattgaagatatggattttttcccaaaaagaccttattttttttggtgttttgggaaaaaaatccatatcttcaatacgaaaggtcaaaattttcaattgatcgtcggcttttcatcccacctacatacactttaagtataaataatcagatttataaagtttacttcaagtactgttaaatatcaaaagtatcaatttttaatgatttgccataaaatgtgtattacattgtgaatttcaaaaaaatcaaaattatttgatatcagaaggacattcttcgtattcagaatgcaattcgatatgtctgatgtgctctaatgtcccacaataaatactgtccaaacgttcataccccttcccttaatacatGACTGTCAATCTAGTATACACCAATTATTGTATATTACGCAAAATATTATATACAACAAACCCTACCGTGCTTATTTCTGGGTTGAGACGACGGTTGGGATGGTTGATGCTCCGCTCCCAAACTCGAGTCCAAACTCACAAACTTTTGGTAAATATCTTTGTACCGCTTGTCACTTCTCACAAATCCAACAAATTCGTAAAATGTCTCAGATGGCTTTTCTTTCAGAATTTCTAACAGCTCTTCCCTTTTACTTTTCCGGTCTGGTTTGTCCTGTACGTCACTCTGCTCCCTTCCGGACAATATCCCCTTCTCTACAAGTTGCCGTAAGACATCTTCTCCTACCGGCATTCTGTCTTTGAAGAAAGGCTGAATATTGTCCCAGATATTAGTGATATCCGCCATAGTGCTACAAACAAAACAGGTTTGAAGAGAAGAGACATTAGACGTGTTAGGGAAAatccggtgaaaatcgcatgttcaatagaatatttAACCGAAAATCAAGTTTGCCCATATACTTTAATTTGTATAGCCAGAATATCCCAATTTTACGAGTGCACGTCCACATTATGaagtcatagcgacattatgtgtggaatgtttgtactttttttGGTATCATGGAATAGAGGACATCCATAGCTATATACATTGATACCACATAATGACGTTTATAACAGACAATTAGTGGGTGCAACCCCCCCCCCTTCGTCATGTTCgtagtccatgttacaaaatatggctcagtatagAACCATAGAGTTTATCTATGGTAGAATTTATCTATAGGTAGAATTATAGGTTAATCTACAATGAAGGGATCCGCATTCCATTTAATGATGTGTCAGTCTTCTCCCGGGGATctctcccggggggggggggcactccaactttggaggtgacgcgtatgtagggctgttaagacccccttttcagcatcgctgtcacccaaagaccccatattttttacgaacacatgctcgctccgcgctctgtcacccgaagacccctatttttccatttgatctgtcacccaaagacccttacaagttcaatttgaacagcaactttcatttatcactgattttgttacttattttgaaaaaataaagaaatttgaagccatttagaactagaaattcgattttcgaggtttttgtggcgctgttttggttctcacccaaagattccatttaaaaaaaaaaggtcatgttctcacccaatgaccccatattttttacattttgctctcaccgaatgccaaaaatcgtgctctcacccaatgaccccatattttttacatgttgctctcaccgaatgccccttagtgcgccCAATTGAGCGCATTTGGGAAAAGTGCCCTTGGAAGCACccaatttggtcaaatttttgtgcgttttgtgaaaaattggtatactgatgggttgcgaAACATCAAaatgtaggtaggcctatatacactctaaattttgcaacggataaaatgtagttgtgacaaatggttgaaccgattgttgcactgtcttgatgctacatgtatactttgaataaacctgtaTATTGCCTATATTACAATATAAATCTAATTAAGCAGCCATAGGTGTTAATTGTCTTTTGGAAAAAGACTCGTAATtggtaaaagtaatttcttggctatttataCTGCACTAACAAAtaattgtcccgaaaatacaaacGCATATACTTTCGGGACAACAATGTGTTAGTGCACTTTGTCCCGAAAATACATGGTGTATTGTCTTCTAACAATCACGACCCCGAATCACGAGCCCTTTACCAAAAGACTAATTTTGACACAATGTGGCCATTTAATGGTAATTTTATCATATTTAAGCACTGCATGTACAtatgtttattcaaagtacgcagcatcaagagagtgcaacaaacggttcaactaTTTGTTCACATTGTGTACATTAACCGTTGTAAAATTTAGAATGTataaagtcagcatccgaaagtctgcgtggcacatcccctcCCCCGGGGGGTCTTCTCCACAATCATTTTGACACAAATTGtatgaaatttgattttaataaagaGATGTCACTCAAGCTCAAACCATAGGGTCTATGATCAAACGTTATGTGGAACCGTAGACCCTATAATGGGAACTTGCACTTTCATGACTATCCCAATGTCTGCTGCTTAATCTACGCTAATGCAGTGCGAATACTATTCGCTTTCGTTTTACCAAATTATAATCATATACATTTGACAAACGTATGCGACATCTTTGATATAGGCCTGATATAAACTGGCCAGTAAAGTTTCTTTTATTACCTACCTAATTATGAAGTATCCGTAATTTAACAATTTTGTTCTTTAAGCAGCAATATATATACGACGATATGTCATTCGGCCAACCAGACTTCATGCACGGCTTGATAgcaaaataattatgttgttaGCATAATATCAGgcaaaacaagaagagtctttaaaaaagacaaacgGTTCACAGCATCAAGTGTATGTTTTCGGCAACAATTCAACCAATCGCTGAAATTATTGGCGCCAAAAACCACGAAAACTAGCACTAAGGCGTACGTTGGAGACACATACATTGCACAATAATATGCAAATAGTTGAAAAGAAAATAGGCCTTGGCCACATTAAATTCATCTGCATGTAAGGAAGTTTGCATTTTATTGGTACCGCTGGCCTCCGCGCGCACGATAGGCCAACACGAAGgctgattttctttctttcaacaaatattgaatgtttgtgAGCTTCTTCAATAAATGGGTGATTCTCTAAAAAGGtgaacatcatctccaaacgtttctgatcaatttgatataagtgttattgttgaatttttctggaaaataatgatggttgaatatgtcccacaagctgttgtggtgatatgtaacacgtgggtaagcttaaccctgctattaaccgtaagcaatgtctgaaccatcatctccgctacatcagttggcgtcacaatttgccgtggcggagatgattctctataggaattcgtgtagaaatatcatctccgtcacatcaccatcatctccatcacagcaccggatcttgagatacagcgaagtgcAGTTTAGTTAAATTTACCGGTAAACAGGGGCGAGTTTTTACcggtaacgttttccttcttgaggaaggaaaatagcggggaCGCTTACCGGTAaacgtcaatagaaactcactccgttccgattgaatgcgcatacagggaagaaaacggaagttgagtcgcgaaattgacctctgcatcatcaatgagctagcttATTTATGATTATACCATGattataccattccgttcgcaaaaattcttaggcctaatcacatacaaatatttgactcacttgctataaataaagta from the Amphiura filiformis unplaced genomic scaffold, Afil_fr2py scaffold_348, whole genome shotgun sequence genome contains:
- the LOC140145508 gene encoding uncharacterized protein, with product MADITNIWDNIQPFFKDRMPVGEDVLRQLVEKGILSGREQSDVQDKPDRKSKREELLEILKEKPSETFYEFVGFVRSDKRYKDIYQKFVSLDSSLGAEHQPSQPSSQPRNKHGGGAATTKDFRDVIKQLTHDELRQLYIELDISAKDISDAELSVAPSRDVQALAMAVFGGWQQSKPSEATRQTLLKALEECKFINAKQQLEEKWN